The Cytobacillus sp. NJ13 sequence TGTCTTTATTTAATTGATAATCATTCTTAGTGTATACAAAGAATGCAGCAGTTGTAAATTTTTTTAACCAATATACTATGTCCTAGCCTGACCTTCGGCGATATATCCCCGATATTTTAATATCTTTCTACAATCATACTAGAAGTCCAAGCTTTAGTTCATCTCCTTTTTAGGTTCTTTTGGAGAATACTTTTATTTCCTAATACAAAAAATATTTTTTACGGAGGTGATCAGAATGAAAAAGGATATTAATGAAGGAACTGATAATCGAAACAGCGCTTCCCAGGATGTTTTGATGGATCGGGTGAATCAGGCTTTTGATAAAATGGCAGAGAATGTAAGAGGGATGATTGAAGAAAATGCGGTGAAGAAGAAGAACAGATAAAAAGAAGCTGGCTCCATGACCAGCTCCTTCTTTATTAACTTAAAATCCTGATGATCCCGCAGGAACAATCCCATTATAATCTGTCCAATAGCCTGCTAAAGGATAAGACGGGATGTCATTCCAGCGCTCAGGATCCACTTCATTTACTTCTCCTGTAACATAGCCATATACCAATGATTTTAAAGCTAAATAGTTTTGTTTTGTTAAATATCCGTTCGATTTCTGCCCCAGGCTGCCATCGCTTGAATTCCCTTTTGTTTCAAAAAATACTGCTGGATGGCTGTGATTTTCCGGGTTCAAACCATTATAATTCAATCCCATCATCATAGCAGAAACGACTCCGCCTTTAATGTCGATATCATAGCCTACTTGTTTTTCACTATCAACAATCTGGTAGCGGTCGATATGGGTATAGCCGTATCCGCTCATTTCATCGTAGACATATGCCAGCATCTGCCTTGTCACATCATTGTAGTTTTTGTATGCAGGCAGTGTTGGTCCGTTCGGCGCCAGGGAAATACCGAGTGAAAATGACGTTGCTTCATTTGTTCCATAAACCTGTTTTAATCCTTGATGATGCAAATCGATCGCAAAATCAGGTTTCAATTCTGCCCAATAAGAATAAACGACTTTAGACTCTTTTGCTTTAAAACCGCCTTCAGCTGCCCAATCACGATTCAAATCCAGTAATTGTCCTGTCTCCATAACCTTTGTACCACGGGTATTCATTTCTGCTCCATCCGGATTGTACATTGGAATGAAGTATAGTGTGGACTCTTCCAGAACAGTCTGTACCTCTTTGGAATTGTTGCTCGCATAAGTTTTTAACAGCTGAAGCGCTGCCTCTGTAACCAGCTTTTCATTTCCATGGATTTGAGCTTGAATCCAGATTTTCTTTTCCCCGGTTCCAACCTTGGCTACATAAATGCTTCTTCCCTGCTCTGATTTTCCGAAGCGGTCGAGTGTAAAAACTTCCACCTTCCCCTTGCTTGTCTGTTCAATGCCGTTGAGTGTTTTCACGACATCTTCGTAGGACAGCATGCTGTTAATACTGGTGTTTCCATTTCCAGATGGCCCTCCTGGTACGGTTGCCGCTAAGGAAAGTGTAGAGAACAGCATAACAATAAATGCTGTCAGAAATGCGATTTTCCCTGCCATTTTCTTCATATGTATTTCACCCTTTCTTTAGATCCCCTTTCTTCGGGACTCTAAAGAAATGATAAGGGATGGGCTTGTCCCACGATAGAGAAAAAAGAATGAATTTTCCGCTAATTTCAGAGGTTATTTTTTCAATATTAGTAAAGTCATTGAGAAAAAATAACTGTTTTACACTTTAAATCGATAAAGTATGACAAAAAACAACATATTCCCCTCGTCCTTTTTTCCTAAAGTTAAAATTGATAAATCTTTAATAATAAAATAACTATTTCGCCTTTCGAAAAAGGTGTTATAATACTATTTATAAAATTTTACAGAAATGAAGGCGAGTTGTTTGAAAAAGAGATTATGGCTTATATATGGAATGCTGACTTTGGCTACTGCTACATGGGGCAGCGCTTTTATTGCCGGCAAGTTTGCTGTTCAAAGCTTTGAACCTGCAACAGTTGCTTTTTTGCGGTTTTTGGGAGCTGCCATCCTGCTTTTTCCGCTCATGTGGATCATGGAGAAAGACCGGAAACGACCGAATTTAAGGGATCATGGATTGTTTGCTCTTTTGGGCCTGACCGGAATTGCCCTGTATAATATTTGTTTTTTCCTGGCCACAAAGCATGCGCCAGTGATTAAAAGCTCATTATTTATTGCTTCAAACCCGGTGCTGATCGTCCTTTTATCAGGATTATTCCTAAAAGAAAAAATCACAAAAAATCATATCATTGGAATGGCCGTTGCTTTGACAGGTGTAGTGTTTATTATTACAGATGGCCATTTGCTCACTCTTTTCCAATATGGCTTTGAACCCATTGACTTCGTATTGCTTGGAGCTGTGGTCAGCTGGGCCATCTATAGTGTTGTAGGGAAAGTAGTTTTGAAAAAATTCAGCTCAGTGGAATCCACTACTTATGCAGTTGCCTATGGAACCTTATTTCTATTGCCATTCGCTTCGGCTGAAACATCGTGGATGGATATCCAGCAAGCCAGCATTACGACATGGGCTGCGATTGCCCATATGAGCATTTTTGTTACCGTGGTTTCATTTGTGTTGTATTACAACGGAATTAAAGAGGTCGGTGCGGCCAAGGCCTCCATTTTTATTAATGTGATGCCTGTATCTGCCGTTATCATGGCTACAGCCTTTTTGGGTGAAACGTTCACCATGGCTCATGGAATTGGGGCAGCATTCGTTCTGACTGGTGTTTATATAGGAACAAATGCGAAAATATTTCAGAGAAGGCTGCATAAACAGTCAATGAAAAATGAGACGGCATAACAATGCAGTCTCATTTTTTTCAGCTCGAAAAAAGTCTACTCGTGATCATAATAGCTTTTCTGTTTATGTATAAAAGAACGTGCGAGCTCTATCGCTTTTTGAGCCTCGCCTCTTTCTGAGTAAAAGTGGAAAAGCTTTTTCTCATAATGGTCGATTAAAATGCCATATCCAATTTTTTTAAAGTACGGCAAGGCTGTTTCCTCAATAAATTGATAGTATTGCTGTTCTTCATTTCTCAATAAATGGAGATGAAGCTGAAAATAAATCCAGGTATAAGAATCAGCTGCCTTTGCCCTCTCCATGCCTTCTTCAGCTAATTTTATTAACGCACTGCCGGCCTGAAGTTTTCCTTTATAACAGGTATGAATGTATCCATCTAAAGCAGTTAAATAGTGAGGAGCATTTTCGGCCGTAAGCTTCAGTGCTTCTTCATAAAGGCCTGCTGATTCCCTGTATTTCTTTCGGCGAAAATATTCAAATGCCAGATTATGATAGAGCTTGGATTTTCGGTCACCTGAATTACACGCATCACATAGCTTAATTAACTGTTCATATTTTTCCTTTGTTTCATTAAAATCATGAAGTTCCTTGGCATTTAGCTGAACAATCAGCAGCATTTCTGTGTCGATAATGCGGAGGATGTTTAAGGTTCTTTGAAAATACTGAAGAGCCTTTTTGCCATAATAATAGGCTGTGATATTTGAATGAATGGAATGGTAAGCAATCGCTAAATGATAATAGTATTCTTCATAGTTATACTGATCTCTGTCAATGGAAGCTAAACAGCTGATACAGTCACGGTATTGACCTGTAAGAAAATAATAGATGCCCTGGATATGCTTTAACAGATTCGCATCATGAGGTGAAAAGGCAGCGGAAGTTTTATTAAGATCCGAAATCAATTTTGATGCTGACTCCAAATCACTCACAGATAAATAGTACCTGGCTGACAGCAGGCCATATAGAGTCTGAAAATCAGGCATATGAATCAGTTTTTCAATCTGCAGTTCCTTTTTTATCTGTTCAGATTCCTGTATTCGCTGCATGATCATGCTCTCATGCCATTCATTCAGCCTCTTTGCAAGCTGATGATATCGAAGTATTTCCTCTTCGGGATTAATGCCGAGCCTCCTGGCCAGAAGATGTGTTATTTCTCCGGAGTATTCGGTAATTCCCCGTTCAATTTTACTCAAATGGGTTACCGAACAAATCCCTTCCCCCAGCTGACCCTGAGTTAGACCATCTCTTTCCCTGTAAAACTTAATTATTTTCCCAATGATCATGCTGCACCTCGGTATTAAAGTTTCTATTATTATAGTGAAATCACCAGTGATTTTCTATAGGTTAATAGAAACAGGCAGGAGAAAGTGTCTCCCGCCTTCTTTGCAATTCTTATTTTCCTTTTGGCTCCAATCCAATCATTTTCAGGAAATCTGAAAGGCCTTTTTTCCCGATTGTTTCTTTTGGCTGATTTCCTTTTCCTGCTAATGAGCCTTTCGTTAAGAAATTCCTTTCAATCCATCTAACATCTGTTTCATCGACCACCCCATCCTGATTAATATCGAGATGCGGATTTTCAGGGGCTTCCTTGCCATAATGATCAACAGCTTCTTTCAGATCCCGTATATCAACAATCTGATCCTGGGTAACATCCCCTGCAAGGTTATCTTCAGAGTTAATTCTCACATACAGACCTTGCTGCTCTCCCTCTTTTTCGATGCTTGCCATTACATTCTTATATTCAGCCATATGGCCAGGCACCTCGACGTAGATGGTATAAGCTTCTTTATCTGCTGGTACAATCACTTCAAAGAGGCCCTTGCTGTCCATTGTTCCCTCATATATCTTTCCATTTGCAGCTTTGGCAAAGACCTTTGCCTTAAGCTTGGTAAAATCGTATTTGTTATCAATCCAGCCACCGGAGGTTAAGAAAGCTTCCGGTGCTATATTACCGGTTATTCTTGAATGTGAGGAATTGAATTCAAAATGGTTTAAGCTATATGCCGGAATTTTCTTTTCTCCACTTTCTCCCTGTTTTTTATAAAATAACTCCTTTAAACCAATGGAAGAGTATCTCGAGTAATTTGTATCATCTGCGACCTTAAAAGTAACATCAAGGAATGGCATATCCCCATTGATGCCTTCGAAACCAGCTTTTGAAAGCGCTGCTCCGACCTTTACTCCTGATTGGGAAACAACAGGTTCATCCAATTTAATAGAAATTCCTTCTTCATCAGCAAATTTTTGAAGCTTTGGATTCACCTTAACTTCCTGGAATTCAAAGAAATTGAGGAAAGGCTGTACCTCAAATGAACCTGAAACAAATTTCTTCACATTATTTAAATCAAGGGTCATGGTAATCTCATCATTGAGCGATACACTGTTCTTATCAAATCGGCTGGTCGCATGTTCGGTGCCTTCCTTCATGAACACATATTGAGGACTTGAAAATGTGTTCGCCGCTGTCCCCATATCCCAAGGGAATAGCTTTAACTGATAAGGTCTGGCTTCATATTCTTCCGGCAGCACACCAAATTTTGAAGCGCCATCATCTTCAAGCTTCAGGAATCCGCTAATAAATGGGCTGCCATTTTCATAGTAAGCAGCTGTATTGGTTTTTTGAGTAAAATCCATTCCTTTTGACTGCAGCAGGTCAACTGTTTTATCTGTAATATTTCCATGTACCCAGAATGCGTGATGGCCGTCTTCATCAGTTAACATGCCATCATTTATTTCGATGACTCCCGGTTCAATATCCAGATCCACTTCCGGCGGGGTATTATCTACGATACCGACACTCTCGTAGTGATAACTTTTCCCTTCGGCATCCCGGCTGATCAGATCAAGTACATAATCGCCCTCCGGCAGTTTTTGAATGTAATCGGCTATTGGCTGCTTCTTATTCCCAGTGAATGGATAAACAAGTCCCCTGTGTCCAAAAAAGATCAGGTATTCCTTATCAGGTACTGCCTGGCTGCCGTCATAGCTTCCTACGAGCCCTACAGC is a genomic window containing:
- a CDS encoding helix-turn-helix domain-containing protein → MIIGKIIKFYRERDGLTQGQLGEGICSVTHLSKIERGITEYSGEITHLLARRLGINPEEEILRYHQLAKRLNEWHESMIMQRIQESEQIKKELQIEKLIHMPDFQTLYGLLSARYYLSVSDLESASKLISDLNKTSAAFSPHDANLLKHIQGIYYFLTGQYRDCISCLASIDRDQYNYEEYYYHLAIAYHSIHSNITAYYYGKKALQYFQRTLNILRIIDTEMLLIVQLNAKELHDFNETKEKYEQLIKLCDACNSGDRKSKLYHNLAFEYFRRKKYRESAGLYEEALKLTAENAPHYLTALDGYIHTCYKGKLQAGSALIKLAEEGMERAKAADSYTWIYFQLHLHLLRNEEQQYYQFIEETALPYFKKIGYGILIDHYEKKLFHFYSERGEAQKAIELARSFIHKQKSYYDHE
- a CDS encoding M14 family zinc carboxypeptidase, encoding MKKMAGKIAFLTAFIVMLFSTLSLAATVPGGPSGNGNTSINSMLSYEDVVKTLNGIEQTSKGKVEVFTLDRFGKSEQGRSIYVAKVGTGEKKIWIQAQIHGNEKLVTEAALQLLKTYASNNSKEVQTVLEESTLYFIPMYNPDGAEMNTRGTKVMETGQLLDLNRDWAAEGGFKAKESKVVYSYWAELKPDFAIDLHHQGLKQVYGTNEATSFSLGISLAPNGPTLPAYKNYNDVTRQMLAYVYDEMSGYGYTHIDRYQIVDSEKQVGYDIDIKGGVVSAMMMGLNYNGLNPENHSHPAVFFETKGNSSDGSLGQKSNGYLTKQNYLALKSLVYGYVTGEVNEVDPERWNDIPSYPLAGYWTDYNGIVPAGSSGF
- a CDS encoding DMT family transporter produces the protein MLTLATATWGSAFIAGKFAVQSFEPATVAFLRFLGAAILLFPLMWIMEKDRKRPNLRDHGLFALLGLTGIALYNICFFLATKHAPVIKSSLFIASNPVLIVLLSGLFLKEKITKNHIIGMAVALTGVVFIITDGHLLTLFQYGFEPIDFVLLGAVVSWAIYSVVGKVVLKKFSSVESTTYAVAYGTLFLLPFASAETSWMDIQQASITTWAAIAHMSIFVTVVSFVLYYNGIKEVGAAKASIFINVMPVSAVIMATAFLGETFTMAHGIGAAFVLTGVYIGTNAKIFQRRLHKQSMKNETA